The Paenibacillus swuensis genome contains the following window.
CAAGCCCAGATGCACCGCGGGCGCTTTCACATTGCCGGCGCCTTGCAGGAGCGCGCCGGATATGATGTTCAGCGAGCTGAACACCGCGGTGAAGGCCAGGATCGCCAGCGTGCGGGAGCCCGCCGCGTTCGTGTACAGCATGACGTTGATGGGCTCCGCCAAGACGGCTAGTCCTACGGAAGCCGCCAAGGTGACGAGCCACGTCAAGCGCAGAGCAGTCTCGGCGCGATCCTTCACCAGCGCCTCGTCCCGGATCAGCTTCGCTGCGGCGATGGCGGGTACCACCGCCACGGAGACGGAGCTGACCAGCATGGCGACCAGCTGGGTCAGCGGAAGGCCGCGGTTATAGACGCCGAACGCGTCCATGGCCGCCAGCTCGCTCATGCCTTGCATAGCGAATAACCGCGGCAAGGTGAATGTATCCGCGATGCTGAGAATCGGCAAAGCGATGGATCCTAGACAGATCGGGATCGCGTAAGCCAGAATCTGCTTCGCCAACGGCATCCGTCTGCCGAGCGCCCTGGCTGCCAACGGCCGCCGTCCCTCCACCGTCCAAGCGCCTATACCCTTCAACTGGTCAAGCCGCCGATGCTGGTGCCAATAATACAGCATGACCGCCAGCCCCGCCGCGCCCCCGGTTACCGAACCGAATGTTGCACCGGCCGCAATGGAGGCGTCGCCATATCCAGCATGAATAAACCAGAACATCAGAGCCACCATAGTGCCCACACGAATGAATTGTTCCGCCACTTGTGAAACGGCTGTAGGCACCATGTCGTTCAGTCCTTGGAAATATCCCCTCAGTACCGACATGAGCGGTACAAGCAGCAGCGCGAAGGATACACTGCGGATTGCCGGTGCCGTTTGACTGTTACCGATCAGGAGCGCGATCCCGTCTGCCCCGAAATATAACATACCAAACACTAGTACTCCGGTTATCGTCAATATGGCGGCCGATACTCGAATCACGTCAAGGGCACCTTCACGATCCCCGAGCGCGCGCCGCTCTGTCACCATTTTGGAAACCGCAATTGGAACGCCCGCCGTAGAAATAAACAAGAGTAGGACATAGAACGGGTAAACCGTATTATAAATCCCAAAAACGGTATCTCCGGCCACATTCTGCAGGGGAATCTTCTGAAGCGTGCCGATCAACTTGGAAATGAGAGCAGCCGCTCCTAATATAGCCGCGCCTTTAACGATATTTCCGCGCCGCAGTTCCGTAACTTTATCTGTTTTCATCCAGGTTCCTCGCTTTTAATCCCTACGCATCCCCTATAGTATACCGATTTTCCATATAAAAAGCTTCCCTCGCCGTCAGCATGCTGTGAGCGGAGGAAGCCATCCAAAATTAATTCTTATAAATTCTCTGTTATTGCTCCATTTGCTTAGCCAGAAAACCTGCTGCGGTTTCCGCCATTTTCACTTCCATCGTGCCCATATTCGTATTTTCATCCTTGTTAATCAAGATGACTGTCCCGATCGGGTCGCCGCCTGCAACAATCGGCGCAATGACGAAGGAACCGTAATTTTCTGTTCCGCCTTTAACAATTTCATATTCGCCCGCATTGGTTTCTTGCACACTTCTGCGGCCTTCCATACAGCTTTCTACGATAGAGCCGACTTGCTTCTCCAAATAATCTTTCTTTGAAGCTCCGGCTACCGCAATCATCGTATCCCGGTCGGATATCATCGTCATGTGGCCTGTGCTTTCTGCAAGAGATTCCGCATATTCCTTGGCGAAATCGCCCAGCTCTCCAATCGGGGAGTACTTCTTAAGAATAACCTCTCCGTCGCGGTCCACAAAGATTTCAAGAGGATCACCCTCACGGATCCTTAACGTTCTGCGGATTTCTTTAGGGATAACGACCCGTCCGAGGTCGTCAATCCGACGTACGATTCCAGTTGCTTTCATAACTCATGTTGCCTCACTTTCCTTGAAGGTTTGGATACGACTGGGATCCATAATAAAGTTCTATACGTAAGGAGTCAGGTGTCAGATATTGATTATCTGTCCATAGTATTCAACTGCTCCCAATGGCTTATGCACAACACCGCATTTTTCCACTTATGTACTCGGATGTTGACTTGCGGTGATGTCTTTACATTATGTCCATAATAATCAAATACAATTTATACTTTACACGACGAAGCTTAAAATAACATGAATGCTTAAATAGACCGGAAAAACCCTTGTTTCTACAGTGTCTGTTCAAAAGAAAAATGCCCCCGCAGGGGCACTCTCCAACGACTATTTAGTTTCCGCTGTATCCTTGGTAGGATTGTCTGTCTTAGCGCCTGTGTCGGCTTTATCCTTCTCGGTTCCGTTCGTAGCGCCGTCGGTTTCCGTTTTGGCTTCTTCCTTCTTAGGCAAGTTGGTTTCGGTGATGAGACCCGGAAGCTCTTTATCCATGAA
Protein-coding sequences here:
- a CDS encoding putative polysaccharide biosynthesis protein, giving the protein MKTDKVTELRRGNIVKGAAILGAAALISKLIGTLQKIPLQNVAGDTVFGIYNTVYPFYVLLLFISTAGVPIAVSKMVTERRALGDREGALDVIRVSAAILTITGVLVFGMLYFGADGIALLIGNSQTAPAIRSVSFALLLVPLMSVLRGYFQGLNDMVPTAVSQVAEQFIRVGTMVALMFWFIHAGYGDASIAAGATFGSVTGGAAGLAVMLYYWHQHRRLDQLKGIGAWTVEGRRPLAARALGRRMPLAKQILAYAIPICLGSIALPILSIADTFTLPRLFAMQGMSELAAMDAFGVYNRGLPLTQLVAMLVSSVSVAVVPAIAAAKLIRDEALVKDRAETALRLTWLVTLAASVGLAVLAEPINVMLYTNAAGSRTLAILAFTAVFSSLNIISGALLQGAGNVKAPAVHLGLAAAAKISLNIVLIPLWGIEGAAIAAVAAFALAAALNLRALAKHTGARFSPRRYLLRPGAAALAMAAALFAFRSTWNAFPAALAMPPRLEMTALALLSIALGALVYGAAVFGTRAVTEAELARFPALSGKLLPLLRKLRLL
- the spoVT gene encoding stage V sporulation protein T encodes the protein MKATGIVRRIDDLGRVVIPKEIRRTLRIREGDPLEIFVDRDGEVILKKYSPIGELGDFAKEYAESLAESTGHMTMISDRDTMIAVAGASKKDYLEKQVGSIVESCMEGRRSVQETNAGEYEIVKGGTENYGSFVIAPIVAGGDPIGTVILINKDENTNMGTMEVKMAETAAGFLAKQMEQ